One genomic window of Halanaerobium saccharolyticum subsp. saccharolyticum DSM 6643 includes the following:
- a CDS encoding D-2-hydroxyacid dehydrogenase, whose translation MKIVVLDGYALNPGDLSWDQIKNLGELEIYDRTPKEKILERSKGADILLTNKTPLKRKTIESLPGLKYIGILATGYNVVDIKAAAENDVIVTNAPDYSTNAVAQFTLALILEAALHVGEHNRAVKAKEWTQSEDFCFWNYPLIELKNRTLGIIGFGSIGQRTAELALAFGMKVIVYDRSPQEKISDPDILTEGLEFLKLRELYKQSDIISLHCPLTEETAGMINQKSIAQMKKNVIIINTARGGLIIEDDLAASLEAGKIQAAALDVLTNEPPAVSNLLLNSEKTIITPHIAWATKESRQCLMEIVYENIKSFLEGNIKNQVNLN comes from the coding sequence ATGAAAATTGTAGTTTTAGATGGATATGCGCTAAATCCAGGCGATTTAAGTTGGGATCAGATAAAAAACTTAGGAGAGCTTGAAATCTATGATCGAACTCCTAAAGAAAAAATCTTAGAAAGATCTAAAGGAGCAGATATTTTATTAACAAATAAGACTCCGCTAAAAAGAAAAACAATAGAAAGCCTGCCAGGATTAAAATATATAGGAATTTTAGCAACAGGCTATAATGTTGTAGATATTAAAGCAGCTGCAGAAAATGATGTAATTGTAACAAATGCACCTGATTATAGTACAAATGCAGTAGCACAATTTACTTTAGCTTTGATTTTAGAGGCAGCTTTACATGTAGGTGAACATAATAGAGCAGTTAAAGCAAAGGAATGGACTCAGTCTGAAGATTTTTGTTTTTGGAACTATCCTTTAATTGAGTTAAAAAATAGGACTTTAGGAATAATTGGTTTTGGCAGCATAGGTCAGCGGACTGCTGAGTTGGCATTAGCATTTGGTATGAAGGTTATAGTCTATGATCGCAGTCCGCAAGAAAAAATTTCAGATCCAGATATATTGACCGAGGGTCTGGAATTTTTAAAGCTGAGAGAGCTTTATAAACAATCTGATATTATAAGTCTGCACTGTCCTTTAACTGAAGAAACTGCAGGAATGATAAATCAAAAGAGCATTGCTCAAATGAAAAAGAATGTAATTATTATTAATACAGCTCGGGGAGGTTTAATTATAGAAGATGATCTGGCAGCTTCCCTGGAGGCGGGCAAAATTCAAGCTGCTGCTCTTGATGTGTTGACAAATGAACCGCCGGCAGTATCAAATTTGCTTTTAAATTCTGAGAAAACAATTATTACTCCCCATATAGCTTGGGCCACTAAAGAATCAAGACAGTGTTTAATGGAAATAGTTTATGAAAATATAAAAAGTTTTCTCGAAGGAAATATAAAGAATCAGGTTAATTTAAATTAA